A genome region from Alphaproteobacteria bacterium includes the following:
- a CDS encoding organic hydroperoxide resistance protein, with the protein MPVLYTAKAHVTGGRDGAGETDDKKLSVTLSRPGGAGTGTNPEQLFAIGYAACFAGAVGFVAGQKKLETGTINIQSEVTLNQDEKGFSLGVILNVLLPSLDKAEAAELVKEADKVCPYSKGIRGNVPVTLKANGEPV; encoded by the coding sequence ATGCCTGTACTTTATACCGCAAAAGCACATGTCACCGGCGGCCGCGACGGCGCGGGCGAGACCGACGACAAAAAACTGTCCGTCACATTATCGCGCCCGGGCGGTGCCGGCACGGGCACCAACCCCGAACAGTTATTCGCGATCGGCTATGCCGCCTGCTTCGCCGGCGCGGTCGGTTTCGTGGCCGGCCAGAAAAAGCTGGAGACCGGCACGATCAATATCCAGTCCGAAGTAACGCTCAATCAGGATGAAAAGGGGTTTTCGCTGGGCGTCATCCTGAACGTGCTGCTGCCCTCCCTCGACAAAGCGGAGGCGGCGGAGCTGGTGAAGGAGGCCGACAAGGTCTGCCCCTATTCCAAAGGCATCCGCGGCAACGTGCCCGTTACGCTGAAGGCGAACGGCGAACCCGTTTAA
- a CDS encoding MFS transporter, which yields MSRTAMPKGVYALGFVSMFMDISSEMIHSLLPLFLTGVLGASALSVGILEGIAEATASIVKIFSGAVSDWIGRRKPLLLLGYGLATLTKPLFPLADSFATVLTARFIDRIGKGIRAAPRDAFLADITPEPMRGAAYGLRQSMDTMGAFIGPLAAMLLMIWTFNDYRTVFWIAVIPALIVILIIVLGIREPERATAREKKTFPLKPDQLKLLSPVFWGVTAMASVLTLARFSEAFLILRGDSIGLGAAFAPAILIAMNVVYSLSAWPVGILSDRIGRQGLLVAGIAMLIVADMVLAYANTPLLVFTGAGLWGLHMGLTQGIITAYVAGSVPAHLRGTGFGVYNFVTGVVLLLASVIAGYLWSAYGPVVTFVGGAAFSAISLLGFLVMRPIPGK from the coding sequence ATGTCCCGCACAGCCATGCCAAAAGGCGTTTACGCGCTCGGCTTCGTCAGCATGTTCATGGATATCTCGTCGGAGATGATCCACAGCCTGCTGCCGCTGTTTTTGACCGGCGTGCTGGGCGCATCTGCCCTGTCGGTCGGCATATTGGAGGGCATCGCGGAGGCGACCGCGTCGATCGTGAAAATATTTTCCGGCGCGGTCAGCGACTGGATCGGCAGGCGCAAGCCGCTGCTGCTGCTGGGCTATGGCCTTGCCACGCTGACCAAGCCGCTGTTCCCACTGGCCGACAGTTTTGCGACGGTGCTGACCGCGCGCTTTATCGACCGGATCGGCAAGGGCATCCGTGCCGCACCGCGCGATGCCTTCCTTGCCGACATCACGCCGGAGCCGATGCGCGGCGCCGCCTATGGCCTGCGGCAGTCGATGGACACGATGGGCGCGTTTATCGGCCCGCTGGCCGCGATGCTGCTGATGATCTGGACGTTCAATGATTACCGCACGGTATTCTGGATCGCCGTCATCCCGGCTTTGATCGTCATCCTGATCATCGTCCTCGGCATCCGCGAACCAGAACGCGCGACAGCGCGGGAGAAAAAAACATTCCCGTTGAAACCGGACCAGTTAAAACTGCTCTCGCCCGTTTTCTGGGGCGTGACTGCGATGGCATCCGTCCTGACGCTGGCGCGGTTTTCGGAAGCCTTCCTGATCCTGCGCGGCGACAGCATCGGCCTTGGCGCGGCCTTCGCCCCCGCCATCCTGATTGCGATGAACGTGGTGTATTCATTGTCCGCATGGCCGGTCGGCATCCTGTCCGACCGCATCGGGCGGCAGGGGCTGCTGGTGGCGGGCATCGCCATGCTGATTGTCGCCGATATGGTGCTAGCCTATGCAAATACCCCGCTGCTGGTATTTACCGGTGCGGGCCTGTGGGGGCTGCATATGGGGTTGACGCAGGGCATCATCACCGCCTATGTCGCGGGCAGCGTGCCGGCGCACTTGCGCGGCACGGGCTTCGGCGTTTACAATTTCGTGACCGGCGTGGTGCTGCTGCTGGCGAGCGTGATCGCCGGATACCTGTGGAGCGCCTACGGCCCGGTCGTGACCTTTGTCGGCGGGGCGGCGTTTTCGGCGATTTCTCTGCTGGGCTTCCTTGTCATGCGTCCGATACCCGGAAAGTGA
- a CDS encoding ATP-binding protein: MKKRFTIGLQAVFAVILLIVLLLPLSGVYFFRLFENELVRQTEAELIAQGVFMSALYKDALNGENVAEDYGRPVTEKPPVLDARFKPYPPTIDLRTAPILPPRPDAVHPAHKPDPAALTAGRRLESVLQEAKFSTLASMRMLDFDGTVVAGAGEMNLSLAHTEEVARAMTGLYTSALRQRISDEPRPALASLSRGTDTRVFVAMPVVVNDRVLGIAYLSRSPRNVLKTLYDERESVFLAAVIALLMTGGIAWVLATLIGKPLRSLTRHAQAVSKGEARPDVLPAPPIRELAALTDSFAHMSATIEARSEYIRSFAMHVAHEFKTPLTAIQGAVELLNDHANDMEPEQRRRFMENITQDTGRLKILVSRLLELARADVLQAGDEFTDMSPLLELLEKRYAPRVTVTHPEGPWLAAIGPDILETVLVNLIENSLQHGATKVYIAAESWEHKMELTVRDNGQGISAGNAAKLFTPFFTTRREQGGTGLGLVITRSLLKAYGGDIALIGREAGTTFKITLKGY, translated from the coding sequence GTGAAAAAACGCTTCACCATCGGGTTGCAGGCCGTTTTCGCCGTCATCCTGCTGATCGTGCTGCTGCTGCCGCTGTCGGGCGTTTATTTTTTTCGCCTGTTTGAAAACGAACTGGTGCGCCAGACCGAGGCCGAGCTGATCGCGCAGGGCGTGTTTATGTCGGCGCTATATAAAGACGCGCTGAACGGCGAGAATGTCGCCGAAGATTACGGCCGCCCCGTGACGGAAAAACCGCCCGTGCTGGATGCGCGGTTCAAGCCCTATCCCCCCACCATCGACCTGCGCACCGCGCCCATTTTGCCGCCGCGTCCAGATGCCGTACATCCGGCGCACAAGCCCGATCCCGCCGCGCTGACGGCGGGCCGCCGCCTTGAATCCGTTTTGCAGGAAGCGAAATTCAGCACGCTTGCCAGCATGCGGATGCTGGATTTCGACGGCACGGTGGTGGCGGGGGCGGGGGAAATGAACCTGTCGCTCGCCCATACCGAAGAAGTCGCGCGCGCCATGACCGGCCTTTACACAAGCGCGCTGCGCCAGCGCATATCCGATGAACCGCGCCCCGCGCTGGCATCGCTCAGCCGCGGCACGGATACGCGCGTGTTCGTTGCGATGCCGGTGGTTGTTAATGACCGCGTGCTGGGAATTGCCTACCTGTCGCGCTCGCCGCGCAACGTGCTCAAGACATTATATGACGAACGCGAAAGCGTTTTTCTGGCGGCGGTGATCGCGCTCCTGATGACGGGCGGCATCGCCTGGGTGCTGGCGACCCTGATCGGCAAGCCGCTCCGCAGCCTGACGCGCCATGCGCAGGCGGTATCAAAGGGCGAGGCGCGGCCGGATGTGTTGCCCGCGCCGCCCATCCGCGAGCTGGCGGCGCTGACCGACAGCTTCGCGCATATGTCCGCCACCATCGAGGCGCGCTCGGAATATATCCGCAGCTTCGCCATGCATGTCGCGCATGAATTTAAAACACCACTGACGGCGATACAGGGCGCGGTCGAATTGCTGAACGACCATGCGAACGACATGGAACCCGAACAGCGCCGCCGGTTCATGGAAAACATTACGCAGGATACGGGCCGGTTGAAAATCCTCGTCTCCCGCCTGCTCGAACTGGCGCGCGCCGATGTGCTGCAGGCAGGCGATGAATTCACCGATATGTCGCCGCTTTTGGAACTGCTGGAAAAACGCTATGCCCCGCGCGTGACGGTCACGCATCCCGAAGGCCCGTGGCTCGCCGCGATCGGCCCCGATATCCTTGAAACCGTGCTGGTGAACCTGATCGAAAACAGCCTGCAGCACGGCGCGACCAAGGTTTATATCGCGGCGGAATCGTGGGAACACAAAATGGAACTGACCGTGCGCGACAACGGGCAGGGCATTTCGGCGGGCAATGCCGCAAAATTGTTCACGCCGTTTTTCACCACCCGCCGCGAACAGGGCGGCACGGGGCTGGGTCTTGTCATCACCCGCTCGCTGCTCAAGGCCTATGGCGGCGATATCGCCCTGATCGGCCGCGAAGCCGGCACGACGTTCAAAATCACGCTGAAAGGCTACTAG
- a CDS encoding FecR domain-containing protein — MFKSLAFAAALFLLSPSLSFAAAPAPEGIIGTILEVEGAGTVTQPGKQPVAAAVKTRVHMNDVIATGPKGRIFILFIDNTQFTLSENSKLKVDKYVFDPQNPAVNKGTFNVMQGAFKYTSGQLAKKKDPDVSINTPYGNIGVRGTVVLGGRVKDAYGVHVQEGRVQVRNDAGAVLVDKGNGTMIKSRAEKPSNQAPFPPELLNVLQTGVFLIAGDQLMKNLPGFMGENLKLQEQFKSFQQLNGLLPGGGNLPIPGVPGGDNPVPKLKGPGNLLKKFPF; from the coding sequence ATGTTCAAATCACTTGCATTCGCCGCCGCGCTGTTTCTGCTGTCGCCGTCCCTGTCCTTCGCCGCCGCACCCGCGCCGGAAGGCATCATCGGCACCATTCTGGAGGTGGAGGGCGCAGGCACCGTCACGCAGCCCGGCAAGCAGCCCGTGGCCGCCGCCGTCAAAACCCGCGTGCATATGAACGATGTCATCGCGACGGGGCCGAAGGGGCGCATCTTCATCCTGTTCATCGACAACACGCAATTCACGCTGTCGGAAAATTCGAAACTGAAGGTCGATAAATACGTGTTCGATCCGCAAAACCCCGCCGTGAACAAGGGTACGTTCAACGTCATGCAGGGCGCGTTCAAATACACCAGCGGCCAGCTGGCGAAGAAAAAAGACCCCGATGTTTCCATCAACACGCCCTACGGCAATATCGGCGTGCGCGGCACGGTCGTGCTGGGCGGCCGCGTGAAGGATGCCTACGGCGTGCATGTGCAGGAAGGCCGCGTGCAGGTGCGCAACGACGCGGGCGCGGTGCTGGTCGATAAGGGCAACGGCACGATGATCAAAAGCCGCGCGGAAAAACCCAGCAACCAGGCGCCCTTCCCGCCCGAATTGCTGAACGTACTGCAGACGGGCGTGTTCCTGATCGCGGGCGACCAGCTGATGAAAAACCTGCCCGGCTTCATGGGTGAAAACCTGAAGCTGCAAGAACAGTTCAAGAGCTTCCAGCAGTTGAACGGCCTGCTGCCGGGCGGCGGCAACCTGCCGATCCCGGGCGTGCCCGGCGGCGATAACCCGGTTCCGAAGCTGAAGGGCCCCGGCAACCTGCTGAAGAAATTTCCCTTCTAA
- a CDS encoding adenylate kinase, translating to MQRIVILGCTGSGKTTFGKKLAARLGCEAVDLDELHWLPDWQTRAVDDFRARVFEKSQMPCWVIMGNYSKTRDMVWPYADTFIWIDLPFFMVFRQLLSRSVRRARDKLLICNGNTETWRKLFSSDSIMVWLLKTYGKRKKEYGEIFGAGNTGNVSYIRLRSHAEADAFLQNLKP from the coding sequence ATGCAGCGTATCGTTATCCTCGGATGCACCGGTTCCGGCAAGACCACTTTCGGAAAAAAGCTTGCGGCCAGGCTGGGCTGCGAGGCGGTCGACCTTGACGAGCTGCATTGGCTGCCCGACTGGCAGACGCGGGCGGTGGACGATTTCCGCGCGCGCGTTTTTGAAAAATCGCAGATGCCCTGCTGGGTCATCATGGGCAATTATTCGAAAACCCGCGACATGGTCTGGCCCTATGCCGATACCTTTATCTGGATCGACCTGCCGTTTTTCATGGTGTTCCGCCAGCTGCTGTCGCGTTCCGTCCGCCGCGCGCGGGACAAATTGCTGATTTGCAATGGAAACACCGAAACATGGCGCAAATTGTTTTCATCCGACAGCATTATGGTCTGGCTGCTGAAAACCTATGGCAAGCGCAAAAAAGAATATGGAGAAATCTTCGGGGCTGGAAATACGGGCAATGTTTCCTATATCCGTCTGCGCAGCCATGCCGAGGCTGACGCCTTCCTGCAAAACCTGAAACCTTGA
- a CDS encoding NADH:flavin oxidoreductase/NADH oxidase yields MSVPLFTPVTFRGLTIRNRIGVSPMCQYSSQDGFANDWHLVHIGSRALGGAGMVIMEATGVQAEGRITPLCMGIWKDAHIDFLKRITAFTIGHGAAAGIQLAHAGRKASMAAPWEGGKRLKKTEGGWTTVAPSPLAFSPDMEAPHELSLDDIKRLKDDFVAGARRAVQAGFQILEIHGAHGYLLHEFYSPLSNKRTDEYGGSEENRFRLICEIARAIRAEIPQQTVLAVRLSCSDWQDGGVTIDDTVRLSAALKKEGVDFIDCSSGALTPDGKIPVGPNYQVPFARAIREKAGIATAAVGMINEPAQANDIIAKGEADMVFLARAMLRDPYWPLHAADVLGAEMDVPVQYLRGYRSEQLARPRQKKAG; encoded by the coding sequence ATGTCTGTTCCACTGTTCACCCCCGTCACCTTCCGCGGCCTGACCATCCGCAACCGTATCGGCGTGTCGCCGATGTGCCAGTATTCTTCGCAGGACGGTTTTGCGAATGACTGGCATCTGGTGCATATCGGCTCGCGCGCGCTGGGCGGCGCGGGAATGGTCATTATGGAGGCCACGGGCGTGCAGGCGGAAGGACGCATCACGCCGCTTTGCATGGGCATCTGGAAAGACGCGCATATCGATTTCCTGAAGCGCATCACGGCCTTCACCATTGGACACGGTGCGGCAGCGGGCATCCAGCTGGCACATGCGGGGCGCAAGGCCAGCATGGCCGCGCCGTGGGAAGGCGGCAAGCGGCTGAAAAAAACCGAAGGCGGCTGGACGACCGTCGCGCCGTCGCCGCTTGCCTTTTCGCCCGATATGGAAGCACCGCATGAATTGAGCCTCGATGATATCAAAAGACTGAAGGACGATTTTGTCGCGGGCGCGCGGCGTGCGGTTCAGGCCGGTTTTCAAATTCTTGAAATCCACGGCGCGCACGGATATTTGCTGCACGAATTCTATTCGCCGCTCTCGAACAAGCGTACCGACGAATACGGTGGATCGGAAGAAAACCGCTTCCGCCTGATCTGCGAAATCGCCCGCGCCATCCGCGCCGAAATTCCGCAGCAGACGGTGCTGGCGGTGCGTCTTTCCTGTTCCGACTGGCAGGACGGCGGTGTCACGATCGACGACACCGTGCGCCTGTCGGCCGCGCTGAAAAAAGAAGGCGTCGATTTCATCGACTGTTCGTCGGGCGCGCTGACGCCGGATGGAAAAATCCCCGTCGGCCCGAATTACCAGGTGCCGTTTGCCAGGGCGATCAGGGAAAAAGCGGGCATCGCGACCGCCGCCGTCGGTATGATCAACGAACCCGCGCAGGCCAACGATATCATCGCGAAGGGCGAGGCCGACATGGTGTTCCTTGCACGCGCCATGCTGCGCGATCCGTACTGGCCGCTGCATGCCGCCGATGTGCTGGGCGCGGAAATGGATGTGCCGGTGCAATATCTGCGCGGCTACCGCTCCGAACAGCTCGCCCGTCCGCGCCAGAAAAAGGCAGGCTGA
- a CDS encoding response regulator transcription factor — translation MAKQILVVDDDPHIREVVAFAVEKAGMGVVQAADGRQALDMAAKHMPDLLVLDISMPELDGLEVCRTLRKSSDVPILFLSSRDEEIDRIIGLELGGDDYVTKPFSPRELVARINAILKRRTAPSSPVSDTPQKMSHGKVTIDPASYTALCDGKTVALTATEFMLLLALFRSHDRVFTRDELMDRAYGDITVADRTIDSHIRRVRQKFALHEIHDVIETVHGIGYKLGTCA, via the coding sequence ATGGCAAAACAAATCCTCGTCGTCGATGACGACCCCCATATCCGCGAGGTGGTGGCCTTTGCGGTGGAAAAGGCGGGCATGGGCGTGGTGCAGGCGGCCGATGGCCGTCAGGCGCTCGACATGGCGGCGAAGCATATGCCGGACCTGCTGGTGCTGGATATTTCCATGCCGGAACTGGACGGGCTGGAGGTCTGCCGCACCCTTCGTAAATCCAGCGATGTGCCGATCCTGTTCCTGTCGTCGCGCGACGAAGAAATCGACCGCATCATCGGGCTTGAACTGGGCGGCGACGATTACGTGACGAAACCGTTCAGTCCGCGCGAACTGGTCGCGCGCATCAACGCGATTTTGAAACGCCGCACCGCGCCGTCTTCGCCCGTTTCCGATACACCGCAAAAAATGTCGCATGGCAAGGTCACGATCGACCCTGCCAGCTATACGGCGCTGTGCGACGGCAAAACGGTCGCCCTGACTGCAACCGAATTCATGCTGCTGCTGGCATTGTTCCGCAGCCATGACCGCGTCTTCACCCGCGATGAATTGATGGACCGCGCCTATGGCGATATCACGGTCGCCGACCGCACCATCGACAGCCATATCCGCCGCGTGCGCCAGAAATTCGCGCTGCACGAGATCCATGACGTGATCGAAACCGTTCACGGCATCGGTTATAAACTCGGGACCTGCGCGTGA